CCCCGTCACCGCGGGAGCTCAATTGCCCTACACCAACGCGAGTCTTGCCCGCCGCGACGAGACGGACAGCGCCGCGCACGAGTCCGGCCCTGAtacgacggcgccgaagcccAAGGGTAGGAGGAGAAAGCTCAAGGAAGAAGACACCAAGGGGGATGAAGACAGCACGGGACGGCTGACGCCTAGTGGTCGAGCAAAGCGCCCCAAGactcatcaacaccaccaccaccagtACGTCCCGGTTCCCTCAGGTTTGTCTACCACGACTAACGGCAGTagccaccaccatcatcaccaccaccacggcgCCGACCATGCCCACGCCCCCACGCCTGCTCCCGTCGGCGTCACGCCGTTCAAGAACGTCAAGGGCAACACCCCCATCCCCTCACCGACAACCGGTCTCACGAAAGACCTGCCGACCGCTCATCACCACCATGTCCCGCGCCCGGCGCCTCAGCACACCCATGTGAGGGAGGCGCCCACAAAGCAGGCCGTGCAGAGTCCGACCAGCATCCTCCCGCCCAAGCCCAAGACGATCGTGTCCTccaaggccgtcctcgaATCCGTCGCGCACCGGCCTCGGACCCATCTGGGAGACGTCCTTTACGAGCCGAAACTGACGCCCGCCAGGCAGATACCCAACGTGCCGTCCGGCCGTGGTTTCTCGTCAACCCCGACACCGCTTCCGTGGCACATAATTAAGGACAAGGAGAACTGCACGCTCACGGTCAAGGTACCCAAGGTGCACCTCACCCCATTGGCCAGGGAGGAGATAACGGCACGGAGGGCTTTGTGGGGTACAGACGTCTACACAGACGACTCggacatcatcgccgcctgcATCCATGGGGGATGGATTCGAGGAGAATGGGCCGAAGATGTGGACGTTGCCCTGTTGGATCTCGACCGGGGTCTCTCGGCCCCGGAGAAGGAAGTTCCCGCGACTAAGAGACgcaaagaaaaagagaaggaggagaaggcgagaCTCGAGGCGAACTCGGCCACGTATCTGGACAAGCCGCCGAAGACAGGCCCTGTCAGCGTGCCCGCCGATCGCGACATGCACGTCAGCATTGTGATTCTTCCACGGCTGGAGAAGTACAGCAGCACGACGCGCTTTGGCATCCAGTCGCGCGAGTACGGCGGGCGGTATAACGGGCGCCAGTCGATCCACGACGGCATCAGCTTCATGATCACGGGTATCCGCTGGGTCACGAACGGCGCCGGCACGCAGAACCGGCTCCGCGGAAAAGGCCGACGAGAGCGCATGCGCAAAGCGATGGGCGAAATGAATGCCGCCAGCCGGGGCCTCAACGGGGCCGCGCTGGAGCGTGAGAAGCAGCGCCTTGATAAGATTAGGGGTGAGATAGTATCGGGCACCTGgtggaagaaggaaaagggcCGCGGAAACGGCGCGGCTGAAAAGGAGGAAAGATTGCCTAGCGAGGGCGACAAGGAGAATAGAAtcgatgatgacgagccCCGCGGTGCCGTGCCCGCTACGAACGGCGCCTCCAAGAGTGGCGGCGTCTCGACGGACAAGGGAGACGAAATGGACGTGGACGAGAAGGCGAAGGGCGTAGAGGACCCCAAAGCATAAAGGTATCGGAGCATGAATTGGAGACGGCGTGTGAGGATTGGACAAACGGATGAAGCAAAGATTGGAGTAGCATTGTAGGAGTAGCGGTGGTTATAATACCCAATACCTTCGAGCACATGATTTGGGGCCTTTAAAGTAAGCGACTGGTATCTTTGCATTTGACTATTTACTGTACACTGGTGATACACCTGGCCACAATGCCATCGTTACACCATCTCTTGCGAAGGGAGGAAAGACAATGATTCCCAACTTGTGTTCATGGCCACTCGCCGATGTTTCGGCGTCCTGGGGATGAGGCCGATCAATGGACAACTCATCACTCaacgccccctccccccctccccccctttttcgCTATATCACGCCCTCCTAGTCTAtcagaagagagagaagggatGCCTAGAAATCCGTCACGCGGCCGTTGTAGCTCCAgtccccggcggcgccccAGCGCAGCGGCTCCCTCTTGGgcccgccgacctcgccggtgCGGGGGttgacgtcgccctcgaacTCGGGGGGCGCGCCGCGGACGTAGTTGGGGTGCATCGTGTCCTCGTccgtggcggcgacggtgggGGTCGGGGTGTTTGGTGcgtcggaggcggcggcggtggcagcggcggtgacggtgtcggagggggaggaggaggaagaggaggttGTGGTCGCGGCAGCGGGCGTCGCGTCGggggcgtcctcgacgaggtgcTGGAAGGCGCTCGAGACGGAGGCCTGGCGCTGGAGGCGCTCGAACTCGGCCTGCTGGTCGGGCGGGAGGCGCGGAGGCGCGGGGCCGCGGGTGAAGGAGGAGTTGAGGCgcctcgcgggcggcgtgaGAGCGAGGGTGCGGTGGAGGCGGAGAAGGCGGGACATTTTTCGCGGCTGTTCTGGGGTATTTTTTTCTTCGGTTTTTTTCACAGGCCCTcctggttgttgttgttgttgtttgcTTCCTCTATCTGATTTGGTGTGTAAAAGAGAGAATGCGCGTTGTGGTTGCGTTTTGTAAAGGATGTGACGTGCGTGAAGGAAGGCGAAAAAGCTCGGGGGATGGATTGGAGATGATGTGGGAGATGTCATTGACGATGGGGGGTGGCTCGCTCGGTCGGCGAGAATGGACCCTTGGCCGCCCGGTGGCGGAGCGGATGGGGCCGATATTTGCCGTGAGTGGGGGTCTGTCCTTACTCAGCATTGGAGATGACATAAGCTACCGAACTGAGTCTACCGAGACTCACCAAAACCCTCCATCGCTCCTTGGTAGATACTGAGGTTCCTACACACATAGTACGACGACGCTACGGACAGTGGTGGCAGTGTTTCTCGTCTAGAATCCATATTGTGAGTTTCTGTTGTGTGTGAGAAAAAACCCTGGGCGGTACAAGTGCAGTGTGTAGGCACCCAACCTGGGATTCGAATCATTCGTTTCTTCGGAGCCGATGCTTTGCTCCAACTTAATGAATGTTGCACACCTTGTTAACGATTTCTCTAGGAGACATTCATGGCTCCAAGCTCAGCGTAGACCCTACAAACAATCTGCGTTTTCCCTTTTTCTCACTACGTTTCCAGCAGTGTCTTCTTGGTGGAAAACAACCCAGTAAAATATGAGATTACGTATTGACTATAACAATGTTGTGATCTTAAATGTCACAGGTTTTACCACATTTTTAACAGGCTATTGAGATATTACCATCTTGTTCTTTCAAGTCGAGGTAGTCTTTGTCAGTCGGGCTTTAGCCTTTACCACAACTACCAACGTACAGCATGGTGCTGTAATGTCATGCGATGCTGCGGAATATGTTTCCCAGCGTATAGACGACTGGTCCTTTTAGGATTACCTTTGGAGTCTCGAAGCTGTGGATTTCGCGAGCCTGATAACGTTATGATAGAAGAAGGTCGAGGGCTTATGCAAGCGACTGACTAGTAGTCTTTGGGGACCTAGACGGAGCTCTCCGTCCCCGTATGGTTTGAGTTGCTGCACCGACGTGTAGGCCGGACGCAGATCGCTTGACCTCCGAAGGTTGTACTAAGGTAAAATTACTAAGAAAAAAACCCCGGGTTTGATACCGTGTTGTAGCGATTATGTAACAACACAATTCATGGCAGTTCCACATTGGTGCGTAGTTTATTCAACTGACATCATACGGAAAATGAATTCCGGCGTTTCATTGTTTTTCAATAACGTTACCATACGGACTAACGCATGCTTTCTAGATCCTAGGATTGCTCCGACGATCTGGGACTTACACCCCTGAGGGACAAGGTTTACAGCCGCCTTGCAAAAACATGCTGTTCTTAAGAAGTCTAAAAGCCTCTATTCCGAAGCAGTTGATCAACTTCGTTAATTTACGGACAGAACATTTCTCATTTCGTTCAAAAATCTACTACCATGACCATTGTTGCAGTTGCCGGCGGCTCGGGCTCCGTAGGTCGAACTATCGTCAGCGGCCTTGTTCACCATGGTGGACATAAGGTCTTTGTCCTTTCCAGAACTGTAAACAACACTGCATCTGAGTATAATCGCCTACCTTGCTAATGAATTCATTTAAACCAGGCTAAGAAACCCCAAGATGGTGTGCAATACCTGCCCGTCAACTACGCCAATGTTGAAGCTACAGGAAAGGCACTCGAGGAAAACAAGATTGGCACCGTCATTTCTGCCATGAGCGTCATGTCGCCAGAAGTCAGTGCGGCCCAAGTCAATCTCGTCAAGGCAGCGCAGAAATCCAACTCAACGCGGCGCTTTGTCGTAAGTGCATACGACATGATGTACACAAGAGAGTAAGATTATGCTAAGAAGACCAACACCATTTTCACTACGAGCTTTGCCCTAGATGCTAAACAAAGTGCAGTCAAATACCTGAGTACCCACCAGCGCAATATGCGTTTGAGGCGGTGGATGCACTGGATCAAACGGACCTCGAGTACACACGCGTTGCCAACGGGTTCTTGTCGGACTACTACGGCATGCCTCACTACAAAACCAACCTCCAACCGTGGACCAATTTCGTCAACCTGGAGAAG
This genomic interval from Colletotrichum higginsianum IMI 349063 chromosome 9, whole genome shotgun sequence contains the following:
- a CDS encoding Duf1674 domain-containing protein, which encodes MSRLLRLHRTLALTPPARRLNSSFTRGPAPPRLPPDQQAEFERLQRQASVSSAFQHLVEDAPDATPAAATTTSSSSSSPSDTVTAAATAAASDAPNTPTPTVAATDEDTMHPNYVRGAPPEFEGDVNPRTGEVGGPKREPLRWGAAGDWSYNGRVTDF
- a CDS encoding NmrA-like family protein, with the protein product MTIVAVAGGSGSVGRTIVSGLVHHGGHKVFVLSRTAKKPQDGVQYLPVNYANVEATGKALEENKIGTVISAMSVMSPEVSAAQVNLVKAAQKSNSTRRFVVSAYDMMYTRDQIPEYPPAQYAFEAVDALDQTDLEYTRVANGFLSDYYGMPHYKTNLQPWTNFVNLEKKWATIPGDGSAKAHYTTSWDVARYVARLMDLEKWTKVSSICIETLSISEVLALAEKTRGPGFEVVYDDLEKLKSGKVTLDNVSPDYGVDQDEAQAMYAKIHYYAATGKYLVPTEDSLTSKFPEIVPKTVAQVMEESWQGK